One Candidatus Melainabacteria bacterium genomic window carries:
- a CDS encoding peptidoglycan endopeptidase: protein MSMSPANQINQLEKDFQSNQVQFKDLDHLGPIWKELSDLKTTDSANFTQDLIKINKDLHSQGLLPEIQIVDTDKNAAHPEGFEVVNTKQLASDIKDAAKNPNGDMTKIWAQLAELQRNETPEDFKKFLDAINEELKPSKLQILSPAPGKFTWQPLPETPPLPPPSDSNSGSDSNGPKPWIDPNGSSDAGSGGGGGSGGGGGGGGGYGGDGGGGGGGGGGGGDSGAGVTEPEAGNYTGEFGNEAGDATTEQVVKAAESQLGVPYVWAGASPGKAFDCSGLTMWAWKQAGVDLPHNADAQYHDTAHVEHVPLSQLKPGDLLFYNDGGSIHHVTMYVGNGKMIEAPHTGANVREVPVRTQGLMPMAGRPHK, encoded by the coding sequence ATGTCAATGTCTCCGGCAAACCAGATAAACCAACTGGAAAAGGATTTCCAGTCAAATCAGGTGCAGTTCAAAGACCTGGACCATCTCGGCCCAATCTGGAAAGAGTTATCCGACCTGAAAACCACTGACAGTGCCAATTTCACTCAGGATCTGATCAAGATCAATAAGGATCTTCACTCACAGGGATTGCTGCCGGAAATTCAGATTGTAGATACGGACAAAAACGCCGCGCATCCCGAAGGCTTTGAAGTCGTCAACACGAAGCAGCTCGCCAGCGACATCAAAGATGCTGCCAAAAATCCCAACGGCGACATGACGAAGATTTGGGCGCAGCTCGCTGAACTACAGCGCAATGAAACGCCTGAGGATTTCAAAAAATTTCTCGATGCAATCAATGAGGAATTAAAGCCATCCAAGCTGCAAATCCTTTCGCCCGCGCCCGGCAAGTTCACATGGCAGCCTCTACCGGAGACTCCTCCCCTCCCACCCCCATCTGATTCCAACAGCGGAAGCGACTCGAACGGACCAAAACCATGGATCGACCCGAATGGATCATCTGACGCTGGTTCAGGCGGTGGTGGCGGAAGTGGCGGCGGCGGCGGCGGCGGCGGTGGATACGGCGGTGACGGCGGCGGCGGCGGCGGCGGTGGCGGCGGCGGCGGTGACTCCGGCGCTGGCGTAACCGAACCCGAAGCTGGAAACTACACAGGTGAATTCGGCAACGAAGCCGGCGATGCCACCACTGAACAAGTCGTAAAAGCTGCCGAAAGCCAGCTCGGGGTGCCATACGTCTGGGCTGGTGCATCGCCAGGCAAAGCCTTCGACTGCTCCGGACTGACAATGTGGGCATGGAAACAGGCTGGCGTAGACCTACCGCACAATGCCGATGCGCAGTATCACGACACGGCGCATGTGGAACACGTACCCCTTTCACAACTGAAACCGGGAGACCTGCTTTTCTACAACGACGGCGGCAGCATTCACCACGTCACTATGTATGTCGGCAACGGCAAAATGATCGAAGCGCCCCACACTGGAGCAAATGTTCGAGAAGTGCCGGTGCGCACCCAGGGTCTGATGCCCATGGCTGGACGCCCCCATAAATAA